The Mercurialis annua linkage group LG8, ddMerAnnu1.2, whole genome shotgun sequence genome window below encodes:
- the LOC126661904 gene encoding uncharacterized protein LOC126661904, giving the protein MKAALIWTINGFPAYSMLSGWSTYGRLVCPHCMENTDAFTLKGSRKQSLFDCHRKLLPRGHLYRRNTTHFRKGKTVNKEFGQPKTGEELLAEVDSLGFMKAYEIGAEKNNAAKSENYEDHAKSREELNDICARPELAKDPVTGRFHKAMYALDMDGKKALLEWIKLIKFPDGYASNLSRCVDTIGMKMHGMKSHDCHIFMQRLLPIALRELLPKEVCEPITELSIFFRELTSTSLTEKDLDRMRLEIPKILCKLERIFPPSFFDSMEHLPVHLPYEAMMAGPIFEKTEKKVSNKGRVEGSISSRYLNEETAKFAAYYFSEGDPMIPERLQRNEVSDIEVDDDVDRLSIFKPHGQSVGACRKRYLEDAEIVAAWTYVLLNCSEIENYREVFEGELRRGNPEISTSQIEAKFESDFAYWFQQYVQDPIVCTNPFILSLAKGPLRSFRTFKGYRVNGFKFQTQAYGEEQLTMNKYPALPMKTTVLFKCEWFDPAQNSGTISNKKYNMVDIYNRKRYNKYEPFILAEQADQVHYLPYPSKRRDKINWWAVCRIKARSELDMPEGIIQAFQDDIEENPLVDATEDNPTYLADQTGEAEEDALFMAPEQETEDEFVASSSDEDESEEL; this is encoded by the exons ATGAAAGCGGCACTTATATGGACAATTAATGGTTTTCCTGCTTATTCGATGTTGTCTGGCTGGAGCACATATGGGAGACTGGTTTGCCCACACTGCATGGAAAATACGGATGCTTTTACGCTTAAAGGGAGTAGAAAACAGTCGTTGTTTGACTGTCACAGAAAGTTATTACCTCGTGGTCACCTGTACCGTCGTAATACAACTCATTTCCGAAAAGGAAAAACCGTAAACAAAGAATTCGGACAGCCAAAAACCGGAGAAGAATTGTTGGCAGAGGTGGACAGTCTAGGGTTTATGAAGGCATATGAAATTGGGGCTGAGAAAAATAATGCTGCGAAGTCGGAAAATTACg aagaccatgcaaaatctagAGAAGAGTTGAATGACATATGTGCTCGGCCTGAGTTAGCAAAAGATCCGGTTACTGGGAGATTTCATAAGGCAATGTATGCTTTGGACATGGACGGAAAAAAGGCTTTGCTCGAGtggattaagttaataaaatttccagatGGCTATGCGTCCAACTTGTCCAGATGTGTCGATACAATCGGtatgaaaatgcatggaatgaaaagtcacgaTTGCCACATTTTTATGCAAAGACTTCTGCCAATCGCTCTCCGTGAGCTATTACCGAAGGAAGTTTGTGAGCCTATAACAGAGTTGAGTATCTTCTTTCGTGAGTTAACCTCCACGTCTCTAACAGAGAAAGATCTAGATCGTATGAGGCTTGAAATCCCAAAGATATTGTGTAAGCTCGAACGTATTTTTCCtcccagcttttttgactccaTGGAACATTTACCCGTACATCTACcgtacgaagctatgatggcagggcCG ATATTtgagaaaactgaaaaaaaagtGAGCAATAAAGGGAGGGTGGAAGGAAGTATTAGTAGCAGATACTTAAATGAAGAAACCGCAAAATTTGCAGCTTATTATTTTTCAGAAGGTGACCCAATGATACCTGAGCGGctgcaaagaaatgaagtttcTGACATTGAAGTCGACGACGATGTTGACAGACTATCTATTTTCAAGCCGCACGGGCAATCAGTGGGTGCTTGCCGCAAGAGATATCTTGAAGATGCTGAGATTGTTGCTGCTTGGACATATGTTCTGTTGAATtgttcagaaattgaaaattacagagA GGTTTTCGAAGGCGAGTTGCGCAGAGGAAACCCTGAAATCAGCACCTCGCAAATTGAAGCAAAGTTCGAGAGTGACTTTGCCTACTGGTTTcaacaatat GTGCAAGATCCAATTGTCTGTACCAATCCCTTCATTCTTAGTCTCGCTAAAGGACCTCTTAGATCATTCAGAACATTTAAGGGGTACCGTGTAAACGGGTTCAAGTTTCAGACTCAAGCTTATGGGGAGGAACAACTTACAATGAATA agtatccagcgCTTCCAATGAAAACGACTGTCTTATTTAAATGCGAATGGTTCGACCCAGCGCAAAATTCAGGCACaattagtaacaaaaaatacaacatggtgGATATTTATAACAGAAAGAGATACAACAAGTATGAACCGTTCATCTTAGCCGAACAGGCCGACCAAGTTCATTACCTGCCATATCCGAGTAAAAGAAGGGATAAAataaattggtgggcagtttgcaggATAAAGGCGCGATCAGAGCTTGACATGCCCGAGGGGATTATCCAGGCCTTTCAAGATGAcatagaagaaaatcctctcgTTGATGCAACAGAAGACAATCCGACATATTTAGCTGATCAAACTGGAGAAGCTGAAGAAGATGCGTTGTTCATGGCTCCTGAACAAGAAACAGAAGATGAGTTCGtcgcatcctcatcagacgaagatgaaaGCGAAGAACTTTAG
- the LOC126662322 gene encoding OVARIAN TUMOR DOMAIN-containing deubiquitinating enzyme 4-like, whose product MLGVLCARSKLSILTHLHAFSLYNHRLSQPPAAFSSTSSASTLQPHHSSGCAASAAAAASIWRVIQPSSGFKNKKRRKTRGDVERLLLAVEPRGEGSWNVAWDARPARWLHRPDSAWLLFGVCGVDCRSGVNPEIAVSDGKESDGDETLSCDVRHDDDGSNDYKVTGVLADGRCLFRAIAHGACLRSGEEAPDENRQRELADELRAQVVNELLTRREETEWFIEGDFDAYVKTIQQPFVWGGEPELLMASHVLKTMISVFMIDRTSGNLVNIANYGEDYRRDDVNPINVLFHRYGHYDTLENLGQSYQKVNL is encoded by the exons ATGCTTGGTGTACTCTGCGCACGCTCTAAGCTTTCGATTCTCACTCACTTGCACGCCTTCTCTCTCTACAACCACCGCCTATCTCAACCTCCCGCCGCCTTCTCCTCCACCTCCTCCGCCTCTACTTTGCAGCCCCACCACTCCAGTGGCTGCGCCGCCTCAGCTGCGGCGGCGGCATCTATATGGCGCGTGATCCAGCCGTCATCGGGGTTTAAGAACAAGAAAAGGAGGAAGACTAGGGGTGACGTTGAGAGGCTGTTACTGGCGGTGGAGCCGAGAGGTGAAGGATCGTGGAATGTAGCGTGGGATGCTAGACCGGCGCGTTGGCTTCACAGGCCTGATTCGGCGTGGTTGTTGTTCGGAGTTTGTGGTGTTGATTGTAGGAGTGGCGTTAATCCCGAGATTGCTGTGAGTGATGGAAAGGAGAGTGATGGTGATGAGACTTTGAGTTGTGATGTTAGACATGATGATGATGGTTCTAATGATTATAAAGTTACAG GAGTGCTTGCTGATGGGCGGTGTCTTTTTAGAGCAATAGCTCATGGGGCTTGTTTGAGAAGTGGAGAAGAAGCTCCTGATGAAAATCGTCAAAGAGAACTTGCTGATGAATTAAGAGCTCAA GTGGTAAATGAACTCTTAACGAGGCGAGAAGAAACTGAATG GTTCATAGAAGGAGATTTTGATGCATACGTCAAGACAATTCAACAACCTTTTGTATGGGGTGGAGAACCTGAGTTGTTGATGGCTTCTCATGTTTTGAA GACAATGATCTCAGTCTTCATGATAGATAGGACATCAGGTAATTTGGTAAACATAGCAAATTACGGTGAAGATTATCGAAGAGATGATGTGAACCCCATTAATGTGCTGTTTCATAGATATGGTCATTATGATACATTGGAAAACTTAGGCCAGAGTTACCAGAAAGTGAATTTGTAG
- the LOC126662320 gene encoding glucomannan 4-beta-mannosyltransferase 9-like: MDSLQPINILPIYGSNDIRSQIGLTWQMLKAPLVVPILQLMVIMCLAMSIMLFIERVYMGIVILFLKIFGRKPSKSYKWEAMKDDIELGNSTYPMVLVQIPMYNEKEVYQLSIGAACGLSWPSDRIIIQVLDDSTDPTIKSLVEVECERWGSKGINIKYEIRGNRKGYKAGALKEGMKHSYVKQCDCVAIFDADFQPEPDFLWRTIPFLLHNPQIALVQARWKFVNADECLMTRMQEMSLDYHFTVEQEVGSSTYAFFGFNGTAGVWRISALNEAGGWKDRTTVEDMDLAVRATLKGWKFVYISDLKVKNELPSTFKAYRYQQHRWSCGPANLFKKMAMEIYRNKKVSLLKKLYVIYSFFFVRKIVAHIVTFVFYCLVLPATVLVPEVEVPKWGSVYIPSTITILNAVGTPRSLHLVVFWVLFENVMSLHRTKATFIGLLEVGRVNEWVVTEKLGDALKTKSTAKSLKTLPIKFGERLHLLELGVGGYLLFCGCYDYAFGKNGYFIYLFAQSMAFFIAGIGYVGTFVPNS, from the exons ATGGATAGTCTACAACCCATAAATATTTTACCAATATATGGCTCAAATGATATTAGGAGTCAAATTGGATTGACTTGGCAAATGTTAAAAGCACCATTAGTTGTGCCAATTTTGCAATTAATGGTAATAATGTGCCTAGCCATGTCAATAATGCTATTTATTGAAAGGGTGTATATGGGCATAGTTATTCTTTTTTTGAAGATTTTTGGTAGAAAACCTAGCAAATCATACAAATGGGAGGCTATGAAGGATGATATTGAGCTTGGTAACTCTACTTATCCTATGGTTCTTGTTCAAATTCCAATGTACAATGAAAAAGAG GTTTATCAACTGTCCATTGGTGCTGCATGTGGGCTTTCATGGCCGTCGGATCGAATCATAATTCAAGTGTTAGATGACTCAACAGATCCAACCATTAAG AGTTTGGTGGAAGTAGAATGCGAAAGATGGGGAAGCAAAGGCATAAATATAAAGTATGAGATTAGAGGGAACAGAAAAGGGTACAAGGCAGGAGCACTTAAAGAAGGAATGAAGCATAGCTATGTCAAACAATGTGACTGTGTGGCTATTTTTGATGCTGATTTCCAACCTGAGCCTGATTTTCTCTGGCGAACCATACCATTTCTTCTCCATAATCCACAGATTGCTCTTGTTCAAGCTCGCTGGAAATTTG TAAATGCAGATGAATGTTTAATGACAAGAATGCAAGAAATGTCACTGGATTACCATTTCACGGTGGAGCAAGAAGTTGGATCTTCAACCTATGCCTTCTTTGGTTTCAATG GAACGGCTGGTGTTTGGAGAATTTCAGCACTGAATGAAGCAGGAGGGTGGAAGGATAGAACAACCGTGGAAGACATGGATTTGGCAGTCAGGGCCACTCTCAAGGGCTGgaaatttgtttacatttctGACCTCAAG GTTAAAAATGAATTACCAAGTACCTTCAAAGCATACAGATACCAACAACATAGATGGTCTTGCGGCCCTGCAAATCTCTTCAAGAAAATGGCAATGGAAATATATAGGAACAAG AAAGTATCATTACTGAAGAAATTGTATGTGATCTACAGTTTCTTCTTCGTTCGAAAGATCGTAGCTCATATCGTTACGTTCGTATTCTACTGTCTTGTGTTGCCTGCAACTGTATTGGTTCCTGAAGTAGAAGTTCCCAAGTGGGGATCTGTTTATATTCCTTCAACTATTACTATTCTTAATGCTGTTGGAACTCCAAG ATCACTTCACCTAGTGGTATTTTGGGTTCTATTTGAGAATGTAATGTCATTGCATAGAACAAAGGCAACATTTATTGGATTGCTTGAAGTAGGAAGAGTGAATGAATGGGTTGTCACTGAAAAACTTGGAGATGCTCTCAAGACTAAATCAACTGCTAAATCTCTTAAGACACTTccaattaaatttggtgaaag ACTTCATTTGTTAGAGCTTGGAGTTGGAGGGTATCTTTTGTTTTGTGGGTGCTATGATTATGCCTTTGGAAAGAATGGCTACTTCATATACCTCTTTGCCCAATCTATGGCCTTTTTCATTGCAGGAATTGGCTATGTTGGCACTTTTGTGCCCAATTCTTAA
- the LOC126662319 gene encoding ATP-dependent RNA helicase DBP3: MAKGDDVRAKKKMKAQRKKLNASSSSVSARVASIIAAKKRRLSGKRSMCQGMCFGLPTLEDPFCDRNGKAEFKDAKKINKRESSKEKKGLVNKDTINRENGEINNTKQKSKKPVNLRTQMKSSVTSSGVLGQNEATDLENKKVHLNRKGCNQKKQASEYSDCPSKFFVLCLNAIEKSLRQDITYSNDEKPLFVNPWGVEFLKFFSMGKDILETSGTCTFEQVAWIISIAADAIARKEKEGLSFSSPFLLFLVPSQEKAAKVRLVCKPLKDLGVHTVSLHPGASLDHQIRGLKSCEPEFLVSTPERLMELVSLKAIDISRVSFLVVDGLDSLHQDGFFDALKSIRQSIWGNPRTIVFNNNFNYASVPSVQNLFVGSISRLSLNDSICSQSACILQTVKVCSSEEEKLSKGMQVLNGAYDDQLSSQYLKVLFIVENENKSKLIKVLKSNNYSDVTDANSDISDINTSIDSSCEMKPAVSVINEEHISTADLSVFEIVILADFVHSTESYVQILTKMARNTVHGVLHSFITEEDALLAEPLIEILEQCEQEVPEALRTLHDRSSMSE; the protein is encoded by the exons ATGGCAAAAGGAGACGATGTAAGagcaaaaaagaaaatgaaagcaCAAAGAAAGAAACTCAacgcttcttcttcttcagtaTCCGCTCGTGTAGCTTCCATTATCGCCGCTAAGAAACGCCGTCTCTCCGGTAAACGTAGTATGTGCCAG GGAATGTGTTTCGGCCTTCCTACACTAGAGGATCCATTTTGCGATCGAAATGGTAAAGCGGAATTTAAAGATGCGAAAAAGATTAATAAAAGAGAATCTAGCAAGGAAAAGAAGGGTTTGGTGAATAAAGATACTATTAACAGGGAAAATGGAGAGATAAATAACACGAAACAGAAAAGCAAGAAGCCTGTGAATTTGAGAACTCAGATGAAAAGTTCAGTTACTTCCAGTGGTGTTTTAGGGCAGAATGAAGCGACCGACCTTGAAAACAAAAAGGTTCATCTAAACAGGAAAGGTTGTAATCAGAAAAAGCAGGCGAGCGAGTACTCAGATTGTCCATCCAAATTTTTTGTGCTTTGCTTAAATGCGATAGAGAAATCGTTGCGCCAGGATATTACTTATAGTAATGATGAGAAACCTCTATTTGTTAACCCTTGGGGAGttgaatttttgaaatttttttcaatgGGAAAAGACATACTGGAAACAAGTGGAACTTGTACTTTTGAGCAAGTTGCTTGGATTATTTCTATTGCTGCTGATGCTAttgcaagaaaagaaaaggaaggtCTATCGTTTTCGAGtccatttcttcttttccttgtACCATCTCAAGAAAAAGCTGCCAAG GTGCGTTTAGTGTGCAAGCCTTTGAAAGATCTTGGCGTTCACACAGTGAGTTTACATCCTGGTGCCTCTTTGGATCACCAGATACGTGG TCTAAAGAGTTGTGAACCTGAGTTTCTCGTGTCCACACCTGAGAGACTTATGGAACTTGTTTCTTTGAAAGCCATCGACATATCTCGAGTTTCCTTTTTG GTTGTTGATGGACTGGATTCTCTTCATCAGGATGGTTTCTTTgatgctttaaaatccattagGCAATCTATTTGGGGAAATCCTCGGACTATAGTTTTCAACAACAACTTTAACTATGCTTCAGTACCATCTGTGCAAAATCTTTTCGTGGGATCAATCTCTAGATTGTCTCTCAATGATTCTATTTGCAGTCAAAGTGCATGCATTCTGCAAACAGTAAAAGTGTGCTCTTCGGAAGAAGAAAAGCTTTCAAAG GGAATGCAAGTTTTGAACGGTGCTTATGACGATCAGCTTTCCTCCCAATATTTGAAGGTGCTATTCATAGTTGAAAACGAAAACAAGTCTAAGTTGATTAAGGTCCTCAAAAGCAACAATTACTCTGATGTGACCGACGCCAATTCTGATATTTCAGATATCAACACTAG CATTGATTCTAGTTGCGAAATGAAACCAGCTGTCTCTGTGATAAATGAAGAGCACATTAGCACTGCTGATTTATCTGTCTTCGAGATTGTAATTTTAGCAGATTTTGTTCATTCAACCGAAAGTTATGTACAAATTCTGACAAAAATGGCGCGGAACACTGTCCATGGCGTTTTGCATAGCTTTATAACTGAAGAAGATGCGTTGCTAGCGGAACCACTGATTGAAATCCTTGAGCAATGTGAGCAGGAAGTGCCTGAAGCTCTTAGAACCTTGCATGATAGATCATCCATGTCGGAATga